The Pyxidicoccus sp. MSG2 DNA segment GCGAATCACCGTGTTCCCGCCGTACAGGGCCGTCCGCACCCAGCCGTTCTCTCCGCGTCCGTACACTTCCAGGGTGCGGCGCACGGGGTCGATGAGCCAGGCGTGCTGCACACCCTCGCGGTGGTACACGGGCATCTTGCGCACCCGGTCCAGCGTTCGCGTTGAAGGGGACACCACCTCGCACAGCCAGTCCGGCGCGGCGGTGAGCCAGGGCGTCTTCGGGTCTGTCGGCTCCGGAACCCGCTCGCGTCGCCACCCGGCCATGTCAGGGACCAGGACGTTGGGCTCGAAGTGCAGCTCGGGCCCGTGCAGGAACCACCAGTCTCCCGGGCCGGTCGGTGTCATATCGAACCGTAGGGCCAGCAGTGCGCTCAGGCTTGAAATGACACGCAGGTGCCCGACCGCGGGACGGGGTGAGGCGTACAGCTCACCCGCGACGATCTCCCCCACCCATCCCGGCGGAAGAGCCTCGATGTCCTCGTAGGAAACCGGCATCTTCCCCTTGTCCTGCCCCATGCGCACGCCTCCCGGAGAGACAACCTGACAGGTTGACCGTATGGCACCCGATTCATTGGGGAGTCAACCTGCCAGGGCGGGAGTCTACAGAGGGGTCTGACATTCACTGCCGGCGCGACTACAGGCCCATGCAATTCGCGTAATACGTCACGCTGCCGGGCCAGTCGCTGAAGATGCCGATGACGCCGACGTGGCGGGCGAGCACGTCGAGCGCGACGTACATGTCCCCGTCGTTGTCAATCGCAGGGGCCACGGACTGGTAGTAGAAGCCGCCGCCCGTCTTCAGGGGGCCGGCGCGCTCGAAG contains these protein-coding regions:
- a CDS encoding Uma2 family endonuclease — its product is MGQDKGKMPVSYEDIEALPPGWVGEIVAGELYASPRPAVGHLRVISSLSALLALRFDMTPTGPGDWWFLHGPELHFEPNVLVPDMAGWRRERVPEPTDPKTPWLTAAPDWLCEVVSPSTRTLDRVRKMPVYHREGVQHAWLIDPVRRTLEVYGRGENGWVRTALYGGNTVIREAPFEAVPLDLGLLWSPGPGGAVYP